The Macaca fascicularis isolate 582-1 chromosome 1, T2T-MFA8v1.1 genome includes a window with the following:
- the LOC123567172 gene encoding high mobility group protein B3, translated as MAKGDPKKPKGKMSAYAFFVQTCRDEHKKKNPEVPVNFAEFSKKCSERWKTMSGKEKSKFDEMAKADKVRYDREMKDYGPAKGGKKKKDPNAPKRPPSGFFLFCSEFRRKIKSTNPGISIGDVAKKLGEMWNNLNDSEKQPYITKAAKLKEKYEKDVADYKSKGKFDGAKGPAKVARKKVEEEDEEEEEEEEEEEEEEEEEVEEEEEEDE; from the coding sequence ATGGCTAAAGGTGACCCGAAGAAACCAAAGGGCAAGATGTCTGCTTATGCCTTCTTTGTGCAGACGTGCAGAGACGAACATAAGAAGAAAAACCCAGAGGTCCCTGTCAATTTTGCAGAATTTTCCAAGAAGTGCTCTGAGAGGTGGAAGACGATGTCCGGGAAAGAGAAatctaaatttgatgaaatggCAAAGGCAGATAAAGTGCGCTATGATCGGGAAATGAAGGATTATGGACCAGCTAAGGGAGGCAAGAAGAAGAAGGATCCTAATGCTCCCAAAAGGCCACCGTCTGGATTCTTCCTGTTCTGTTCAGAATTCCGTCGCAAGATCAAATCCACAAACCCCGGCATCTCTATTGGAGATGTGGCAAAAAAGCTGGGTGAGATGTGGAATAATTTAAATGACAGTGAAAAGCAGCCTTACATCACTAAGGCAGCAAAGCTGAAGGAGAAGTATGAGAAGGATGTTGCTGACTATAAGTCAAAAGGAAAGTTTGATGGTGCAAAGGGTCCTGCTAAAGTTGCCCGGAAAAAGgtggaagaggaagatgaagaagaggaggaggaagaagaggaggaggaggaggaggaggaggaggaggtggaggaggaggaggaggaggatgaataa
- the TCHHL1 gene encoding trichohyalin-like protein 1 produces MPRLLRDVLCVIETFHKYASEDSNGATLTGRELKQLLQGEFGDFFQPCVLHAVEKNSNLLNIDNNGIISFDEFVLAIFNLLNLCYLDIQLLLSSELRQVTKPEKEKPDDVDLQATTGDGQWTAGTSPTQEERMLPSGMASLSQLIPEESGAVGNNRVDPWREAKTHNFPGEASEYNDPKNQHLEGDEQIQEVAQDVQTTEDNEGQLKANKPMARSKQTSSPTKRKGQDKKISQEGDEPVREQSVSKIRDHFGEQEGNLEPQNSPPEEETQRPSEDQEVRTEKEEYSNTQEPPLQGEDEPSSERADLPEQAAARTLSQTQKSTDPEDVCRTFDTQDPGKDADQTPAETTNSGEPEDYGRTSETQEKESETKDLPVQGGSRNGSETPDMRDERKERRGPETHETAGQKERDRKTQPLVLETQTQDGQYQEFQGLSKSKDAKKDSETQYLSSEGGDQTHPELEGTAVSGGEAEHTKEGTTEAFVNRKNAPAAARTLGARESTQDLAPLEKQSAGENSRATKTHDKPVEEEDGYQGEDSESPFTQNDEGSSETPSSLASEEDNSSSETGELSMQGDSKSQGDPHGGSVQGGHNNNPDTQRQGTPGEKNRAQEAVVPAVRGEDVQLTDDQEQPSRGEHKYQGPGTKGPGAAVEPSGHPEAQESTAGDKNRKSLEIEITGALDEDFTDQLSLMQLPGKEDSRNELKVQGPSSKEEKGRATEAQNTMLKSLDKDNSASHKIQLETKETVTSEEEDESPQELAGEGGDQKSPAKKEDNSSVPWPSLEKQVQRDQEPCSVERGAIHSSPLYQYLQEKILQQTNITQEDHQKQVQIAQASGPELCSVSLTSETSDFSVFFNYSQASQPYTRGLSFDESPAGAPSPQALEDKQDYPQRERLVPQREASTTKQ; encoded by the exons ATGCCTCGGCTCCTGAGAGATGTCCTCTGTGTAATTGAGACATTCCACAAATATGCCAGTGAGGACAGTAACGGGGCCACACTGACTGGCAGAGAGCTGAAACAACTCCTCCAGGGCGAGTTTGGGGACTTTTTTCAG CCATGTGTCCTTCATGCTGTGGAAAAAAATTCGAATCTTCTGAATATTGACAATAATGGCATCATCAGTTTTGATGAATTTGTTCTTGCAATCTTCAACTTGTTGAACCTCTGTTATCTTGACATACAATTGTTACTAAGTTCAGAACTAAGACAGGTGACTAAACCAGAGAAGGAGAAGCCAGATGATGTGGATCTTCAGGCAACCACCGGAGATGGTCAGTGGACAGCAGGAACTTCCCCAACTCAAGAAGAGAGGATGCTTCCTTCAGGAATGGCATCATTATCTCAGCTCATCCCTGAAGAAAGTGGAGCAGTTGGAAACAACAGAGTGGACCCATGGAGAGAAGCCAAGACTCACAACTTTCCAGGAGAAGCATCTGAATACAATGACCCTAAGAACCAACACCTGGAAGGAGATGAACAGATTCAGGAAGTGGCCCAAGATGTACAAACAACAGAAGACAATGAAGGCCAACTTAAGGCAAATAAGCCAATGGCAAGATCAAAACAGACCAGTAGTCCCACAAAGAGGAAGGGACAAGATAAGAAGATCTCCCAGGAGGGAGACGAACCAGTCAGAGAGCAAAGTGTCTCCAAGATAAGAGACCATTTTGGAGAACAAGAAGGAAACTTGGAACCCCAAAATTCACCACCagaagaagaaacacaaagaCCATCTGAAGATCAGGAAGTTAGAACAGAAAAGGAGGAATACTCTAATACGCAAGAACCACCCCTGCAAGGAGAAGATGAACCCAGTTCAGAGCGTGCTGACCTGCCAGAACAAGCTGCTGCCAGGACACTATCTCAGACACAGAAATCAACTGATCCCGAGGATGTCTGTAGAACATTTGACACTCAAGATCCAGGAAAGGATGCTGACCAGACACCAGCTGAGACAACGAATTCGGGTGAACCTGAGGATTATGGCAGAACATCTGAGacccaagaaaaagaaagtgaaacaaagGACCTGCCAGTCCAAGGTGGTAGCAGAAATGGTTCAGAAACACCTGACATGAGAgatgaaaggaaagagaggagaggccCTGAGACCCATGAAACAGCAGGGCAGAAAGAACGTGACAGAAAAACTCAGCCACTAGTCCTGGAAACCCAAACACAGGATGGGCAGTATCAGGAATTCCAAGGATTATCAAAATCAAAAGATGCTAAAAAGGATTCTGAGACACAATATCTAAGCTCAGAAGGAGGAGATCAGACTCACCCTGAACTTGAAGGAACGGCAGTCTCAGGAGGAGAGGCAGAACACACAAAAGAAGGCACAACAGAAGCATTTGTGAACAGAAAAAACGCACCTGCAGCAGCAAGGACACTGGGGGCAAGAGAAAGCACACAAGACTTAGCACCACTTGAGAAGCAGTCTGCAGGAGAAAATAGTAGGGCCACCAAGACTCATGACAAACCAGTTGAGGAGGAGGATGGTTACCAGGGGGAGGACTCTGAGTCACCATTCACACAGAATGATGAGGGGTCTTCTGAAACTCCCAGTAGCCTGGCTTCAGAGGAAGATAACAGCAGCTCAGAGACAGGTGAACTGTCTATGCAAGGGGACTCCAAGAGTCAAGGGGACCCACATGGAGGGTCTGTGCAAGGAGGTCACAATAATAACCCAGATACCCAGAGGCAGGGAACACCTGGTGAGAAAAACAGAGCTCAGGAGGCAGTGGTGCCGGCAGTCAGAGGAGAGGATGTACAGCTCACAGACGACCAGGAACAGCCTTCCAGAGGAGAACACAAGTATCAAGGCCCAGGGACCAAAGGCCCAGGTGCAGCTGTGGAGCCCAGTGGACACCCAGAAGCACAGGAATCCACAGCAggagataaaaacagaaagtccCTGGAAATAGAGATCACAGGTGCCCTGGATGAAGACTTCACTGACCAGCTTTCCCTAATGCAGCTCCCTGGAAAGGAAGATAGCAGAAATGAATTAAAGGTCCAAGGCCCAAGTAGCAAAGAAGAGAAAGGTAGAGCAACAGAGGCCCAGAATACTATGTTAAAAAGTCTGGATAAGGACAATTCAGCCTCCCACAAGATACAACTTGAAACAAAGGAAACTGTAACATCTGAGGAGGAAGATGAAAGTCCCCAAGAGCTGGCAGGAGAAGGTGGTGACCAAAAAAGTCCAGCCAAGAAAGAGGACAATTCTTCAGTCCCCTGGCCAAGTCTTGAAAAGCAGGTGCAGAGAGACCAAGAGCCCTGTTCTGTGGAGAGGGGTGCCATCCATTCCAGTCCACTATACCAGTACCTACAGGAGAAGATACTGCAGCAAACAAACATAACCCAAGAGGACCATCAAAAGCAAGTTCAGATAGCCCAGGCATCAGGCCCAGAGCTTTGTAGTGTATCCCTCACCAGTGAGACCTcagatttttctgtctttttcaacTACAGCCAAGCATCACAACCATATACCAGGGGACTTTCATTTGATGAGAGTCCTGCTGGTGCACCATCTCCCCAGGCCTTGGAAGATAAGCAGGATTACCCTCAGAGAGAGAGGCTGGTACCACAAAGGGAGGCAAGCACCACAAAGCAATGA